A DNA window from Argiope bruennichi chromosome X2, qqArgBrue1.1, whole genome shotgun sequence contains the following coding sequences:
- the LOC129960882 gene encoding aminomethyltransferase, mitochondrial-like, which yields MIARASTLFSWGIMNSPFTKNGRSSLSIAIKRVISSAAAQLDENAEQGTIKEIVDNVRPQELLLHKVHVEKGAKFTNFKGYKMPISYKNAEFANEVLFTRRETSVFDASYRPQIYLRGKNISKIMETMVTSDLQELKPDQAVATLMTNPRGGIIDDLVVTKLNENELHIVANTPKVLKEIQKKKAMFETEVQIKIPNDMTLLTFQGPECSKLLQLLILDNVRCLPFMHSLQGDSVFWTEVARLTRCSDTGEDGFMMSLPAAHAEEFLNYAVSNNSENLLLIGLRAREALRIEAGHCLSGIDYNEKITPVQAKLDGLIGNRRRIEGKFPGADIILKELNDKSHPILRIGFVANDSCNVGASIMDPKGNVIGKVTSACFSPCLQQHIGIGYVATEFAQSGKELLFDKNIKGTAAEMPLVKHRTYTNVNLF from the exons ATAAAGAGAGTGATTTCTTCTGCCGCTGCTCAACTTGat GAAAATGCTGAACAAGGCACTATCAAGGAAATCGTTGATAACGTT agaCCCCAAGAGCTTCTTCTGCATAAGGTGCATGTAGAGAAAGGTGCCAAATTCACTAACTTCAAAGGATACAAAATGCCTATCTCTTACAAAAATGCAGAATTTGCGAATGAAGTTTTGTTCACGAGAAGAGAAACTTCAGTCTTTGATGCATCTTACAGGCCTCAGATTTATTTGCGCGGAAAAAACATCTCTAAAATTATGGAAACAATGGTAACATCTGATCTGCAAG AATTGAAACCTGATCAGGCTGTGGCAACTCTGATGACCAATCCTCGAGGAGGTATTATTGATGACTTGGTAGTAACCAAACTAAACGAGAATGAGTTACACATTGTTGCGAATACTCCCAAGGTTCTGAAAGAAATCcag aaaaagaaggcAATGTTCGAAACTGAAGTAcagataaaaattcctaatgacATGACCCTTTTGACATTCCAAG GACCTGAATGTTCTAAATTGCTTCAGCTTTTGATTTTGGACAATGTACGTTGTCTTCCCTTTATGCATTCTCTCCAGGGAGATTCAGTTTTCTGGACTGAAGTTGCGAGACTGACCCGTTGCAGCGATACCGGAGAAGATGGATTTATG ATGTCATTGCCAGCTGCACATGCTGAGGAATTCTTAAATTATGCTGTTTCAAACAATTCAGAGAACTTGTTACTTATTGGATTGCGAGCTCGAGAAGCCTTAAGAATTGAAGCTGGACATTGCTTATCTGGAATTGATTACAATGAAAAGATAACACCTGTCCAAGCCAAATTAGATGGTCTTATTG GAAATAGACGAAGAATTGAGGGAAAATTCCCTGGAGCTGACATAATTTTGAAAGAGCTTAACGATAAGTCACATCCTATTTTGAGAATTGGATTTGTGGCAAATGACTCATGCAATG TTGGAGCTTCGATCATGGATCCAAAAGGAAATGTGATAGGAAAAGTGACAAGTGCCTGCTTTTCGCCCTGCCTTCAACAACATATTGGCATCGGATATGTGGCTACTGAATTTGCTCAAAGTGGAAAAGAattgttatttgataaaaatattaaaggcaCCGCTGCCGAAATGCCATTGGTGAAGCATAGAACGTAtactaatgtaaatttattttga